Part of the Halorussus limi genome is shown below.
GACCCGGATCTCGACGTCGTCGTCTTCGAACAGGGGGAGTGGGTTTCGTACGGCGCCTGCGGACTCCCGTATTATATCAAAGGTGAGATCGACTCCCTCGAAGATCTCGTCTCGGTCACGCCCGAGGAGTTCCGTCAGGAACGGGATATCGATCTCCGAACCGGACACGAAGTCGTCGATATCGACCCCTCGAAGCGGGTCGTCACAGCACGGAGTGACGATGGAGCGGTGAGACAGGAGTACGATCACCTACTCGTTGCGACGGGCGCAGAGGCAATAACGCCGCCGATCGACGGGGTAGACCACACGGGCGTCTACACGCTCGGGTCGATGTCAGACGGGAAAGACCTCCGTGACTACGTGGGGCGGGCGCGTGCCGACGGCAATCTGCAGCAACCCGACAGGGGACCTGCGTGCCAGTTCCTCGAAACGTGTACCGGACCTGTCGGCATCGTCGGTGGTGGATACATCGGTATCGAGATGGCGGAAGCGCTCGCGGCCAACGGATTCGAGGTCCACCTCTTCCAGCGCGGCGACCGTATTCTGAAGCAGTTCAGCGAGGCCACGAGTGAGACTGTCCTCGACCACCTCGCCGACCGAGACGTTGCGGTCTACCTCGGGGCGGAAGTAGAGACGCTCGCGGGCGACGACAGGGTCGAAGCGGTCGTCACCGACGACGTACGCGTCCCTGTCGAAATGGTACTCGTCGGGACCGGCGTCCGCCCGCGAACAGCCCTCG
Proteins encoded:
- a CDS encoding FAD-dependent oxidoreductase, producing the protein MIRPPDSCSVPTFVVVGGDAAGMSAASKAKRDDPDLDVVVFEQGEWVSYGACGLPYYIKGEIDSLEDLVSVTPEEFRQERDIDLRTGHEVVDIDPSKRVVTARSDDGAVRQEYDHLLVATGAEAITPPIDGVDHTGVYTLGSMSDGKDLRDYVGRARADGNLQQPDRGPACQFLETCTGPVGIVGGGYIGIEMAEALAANGFEVHLFQRGDRILKQFSEATSETVLDHLADRDVAVYLGAEVETLAGDDRVEAVVTDDVRVPVEMVLVGTGVRPRTALAEDAGVQLGETGAIATDTYRETNLPDVYAAGDCAETEHVVTGEPAYVPLALTANRHGRAIGQTVAGEPTEGGGTAGTAAVKAFEMEAARTGVLNHEEARAVGFEPMTETIEAKSRAGYYPEGGTVQVTLTVDRPSGRVLGGSLVSEYGEGAVYRSHALVGAVTEGITVDELSNYDLAYAPPFNTTWDPVLTAAKVVESER